Part of the Ziziphus jujuba cultivar Dongzao chromosome 8, ASM3175591v1 genome is shown below.
AAAGGGATCTAGTTCTGAATTTAATTCCCAGAATGCTTCAGAGTTTAGCACGGCATCTTCTACCAGGTCATTTGCAATCTTGTCACAAAGACACAGTACCGATCTAAGAGAATTTACATTCTCAGAGTTGAAAACAGCCACTAAGAATTTCAGCCGCTCCCTCATGATTGGAGAGGGTGGATTTGGTGGTGTGTTCAGGGGTGTGATCAGGAGCACAGAAGATCCACATAAAAAGATAGATGTTGCTGTTAAACAACTAAGTAGAAGAGGACTGCAGGCAAGTTTACCTCTTTATTTAAGTTTTTGCTTTTACCATATTGGAATACTCTGTAATCAATTATACTACCTTGACCTCAAGTAGATGATATTATAACTGGAAAGTATCTTGCATTAAACGGGAAATGTAGAGCAGTCTATGGACCTTGATTCCAGAGATGAGCTGATGCATCAGTAAAGATTGACTGCAAGTATTGCATAATTTGATTGACTACCACCTTGATTCAGTCTGTATATCTCATATTCTTTTATGTTCATTGCTGATATTCTTCATATTCTATTATTCTTAAAATTGAGAAAACCTTTATCGGATCACTTTCTTGTAGTTGAGAAGTTGATATAAACTCTTGGGGTTGTTTTTATTAGTGTCAATGATAAACTTACAACAGTTATTGTAGGTTAAAGTTGAGACTTGGATGATAAAATTGTCACCTTTGCTTGAAGTTGTTTTATGATTCCAaagataaaaattcataaataaataaatagaagaattcaggaatttgtttattattaggATAAATATAGTTCTCcacttaggtttttttttttttttcccccccaattTAATGGTAGTTAAGACCATTGAAAGGGTAGATTGTTGAAAGTAGTGGTTATAAGGAATATATACAAAAGCTAGTGCTAGGAATGACTAATCACAAAATGATTATATGAATAAGTTATAAAAAGCCAGTTTTGATTCAAGCAGTGAAACCTATGTGTAAAAGGTATTGTTTTGCTCAGGTAATAATGTCGTTTTTCCTCTAGTATcttaatttttagatgcttgGGTCCTCTCTTACAGGGCCACAAAGAGTGGGTGACAGAAGTAAATGTTTTAGGGGTTGTTGAACATCGGAATCTTGTCAAATTATTGGGCTACTGTGCTGAGGATGATGAAAGAGGGATCCAGCGCCTgctcatatatgaatatatgcccAACAGGAGTGTTCAGGATCATTTATCAAGTCGGTTTCAGGTACCTCTTCCATGGGCCAGAAGAATGAAAATAGCACAGGATGCTGCTCGTGGCTTAGTTTACCTCCATGAAGGGATGGAGTTTCAGGTACTTTATGGTACTTTTTTATTGCACTTATACTGCTGCACAAAATTGATACCTGTCTATTTTACCAAGGAATTGGTACAATAAGATGGAAAACCCCCAACGAAAAACAGAATTGGAATTATAACATATCTATACAAATAATCATACAAAACAATCCACTTCTGTCAAAAGCCGCTGTCGCTATAGGCTGCTGAAACTGATCTGTTTTCCTGTTCTGTTATATGCCCAAACTAAGAGTACTTCTTGATAGGTCACCAAGGTTAGCATCTGGTGAAGAAGGTCAGTATTCTTAGAGTTATCCCTCGAGATGCTGCATGGATGGTACTCTAAGGAAGAGATCTATTTAAGTTAGTTGCATGAATGATATATCAATTTAGAAACCTGTAAGATGGCTTTCTTCTAAGTATAGCTTCTATCCATTCTTGTATTACTGTTGTTCctttgaaaaaaatgatatcTTCTAGGGACAATTCCCAAGGAAACAACCCTTCATAGTTTTACAGAAGGTACAATGGCTTGAGCTTTGAGTTCTGATCAAACCCCAACTTTTAGGACAAGTTAGATTGCGGTGGCAGTCTTCCTTTTGGCATAGCGTGTGTTATTGCAATCTTTGCCTTATATTCTACCAGATAAAAACATGGTTTTTCGAATGTGAAATTCTCAGAAGCAAAAACTAGTTAATCTTTCATGTATGCACTCCTTGATAGGAAAACTGTACTCTTAAGCACATATAAGTGACAGACCAGCATTTTTGCATTGctaagaagcaaaaaaaatctaccgaaattttaagttttttcataCATGAATGAGCTAAGCGCAAATCAGTCTACCCCacagggaaaaaataaaataaaatagtctaTGAGACATGTGCTTGACATATCGCAGATGTTTACTTTCTCTCTGATAAATATTGCTGTCTtgtttgtaaaaataattttgtaattcaACATAGCTTGACATGTggacatttatataatataagggTGGATCCGATCCATAGAACTATAAACTTTTGAGAAGTACTGTCAATAATTTCCTCCTGTCTCAGGGTTATTTACATTGGAATCATTTTAAATTCTTGTCATTGGAAATTTATTGCAGATTATCTTCAGGGATTTCAAGTCTTCAAACATACTTCTAGATGAGCAATGGAATGCAAAGTTGTCAGATTTTGGATTGGCCAGGCTGGGTCCTTCAGATGGATTGACTCATGTCTCAACTGCAGTATGTTTACATTTACTCAATATGAACTTCGCTTGTGTCATACTATCCATTCTCGAAAACTAATTTTGATTAGATTTGTACTATGTTCAGTAGATGGCTCAATTAAACatgcaaaattttttgaaaaagtaacaACTATATAGATTTGCAAATACATTGTATCCTATGAAAATTTTTCACCATGTATCTTGGCTTCTTTTCAACTTTTTGGTTCTAAAATGACTTTGATGATTTGAGTGAAAGTTCAAGTATTAGATGTTTCATATTTACGATGTTTCATATTTACTTTCTAATAAACCTGTCAAAATTGAACTTTGTTGATTTACTTCTATGTAATTTCTTAAATAACCTTTTTCCTACTGGTTTCTGTAACCCTGTAATCTTGCTATGAAGGCCAGTTCATAGAGACAGAGGAAGTGATCTTTCTAATGTTTATGCAGGTTGTAGGAACCATTGGTTATGCAGCTCCTGAGTATGTTCAAACTGGACATCTCACATCAAAAAGTGATGTGTGGAGCTATGGAGTTTTCCTTTATGAACTCATAACAGGCAGGCGCCCTTTGGATCGAAACCGCCCTAA
Proteins encoded:
- the LOC107413720 gene encoding serine/threonine-protein kinase PCRK1 encodes the protein MKCFYFKNKEKNEEPKSTKSISGRFTSTSMSNERDIKGSSSEFNSQNASEFSTASSTRSFAILSQRHSTDLREFTFSELKTATKNFSRSLMIGEGGFGGVFRGVIRSTEDPHKKIDVAVKQLSRRGLQGHKEWVTEVNVLGVVEHRNLVKLLGYCAEDDERGIQRLLIYEYMPNRSVQDHLSSRFQVPLPWARRMKIAQDAARGLVYLHEGMEFQIIFRDFKSSNILLDEQWNAKLSDFGLARLGPSDGLTHVSTAVVGTIGYAAPEYVQTGHLTSKSDVWSYGVFLYELITGRRPLDRNRPKGEQKLLEWVRPHLTDLKKFQLILDPRLEGQYSLKSAQKLAAVANKCLVRHPKSRPKMSEILDMVNRIMESTDIGSPQLPMKSLPFKQDSTKSKREFLKRRFLNPLIGEKGCLIWQIWRPKIVRTC